The genomic segment TCCGAGAACACGCGGCAATTTCTATCCATCTTTGCGATGGTCTAGCAACTCCAGTTCCCCGTCCAACTCTGTCTGACATCTGGCTGGAAGCAAAAGAATAAGGTCTAgatcttctcctcttcaagATCTGCATCTAGCAGCCGAAGTAAGCGTCGCTTAATCAAACCATGACTGGGATCCATTGCTCGCATTGAAAATGTGGGCATGGGGAGAAAGCAAAAGCTctggaaaaaaaaaaggtaaTCCTAGATAACTTTGGTAAATATCTCGTatttctctttctctttcgcTTTTTCTTTCGTTTAACTATACGAAATGCAGGGTCCACTAAAGCATTGACTCGAGTTCCTAGTTGGCTTGTCTTGGTGAACCATAAATGTGCCCAGGCCTAGTCCGACCGGAGTGCAAGCCGCTCGGAAACGGATCAGCTGGGCTGCGACGGGAGCCTCTACTAAGCCTGAGCCGTACCATTTACGCTTTGCCTCGGCCTTTTGACGCAATTCTATTGCGGTGTAATTCCCTTGATAATCGATACTATTATGGATTCTTGGGGCAGTGTCAGTTAAAGTGGATATGTAGTATGCGCATGGCGTTCATGATTGAGTATTTATATAACTAAACTGCATCACTTTGATCAAGATTTTTCATCATGGCAGTTTGTTACTTCTCCAGCTGCTTCGTTTTGTGTCTCCCAATGAGGAAAGAGTTTCTACTTCACATTTTTGCAGCTTTGCCTGCTCTGACCTTCGGCGATGCGTCATTCACGACAGCGCCGGTAGGTTGCCGAAAGTTGAGTACAGATCATGACTGGCCTGCTGCCGAGGTCTGGGAGGCTGCCATTCCCGGTGTGATCCGTCAAAATGGCAGCGACATTCATGGGGGCCTTCCCAATTATCGTGTACGAGCTCAAAATATCTCCGACGTACAAGCGGCTGTACGATTCGCCTCAGAACACAACATTCGGCTCTCCGTTATTACAACAGGTCACGATCAGCTCGGCCGAAGCGACGCGGGATCTGGCCTTGTCATTGATTTGTCTTTGATGAACAAGGTCAACGTTCTGGAGTCGTTTACCCCAACCAGCGAAGGGGCTACCAGTCCTCGTTACCCTGTTGAGGCACCAAATACGATTACACCGAGAGACGGAATTCAAGCTGCGGTCACTTTTCATCCGGGCGTAGCTGGCCTTGCTCTCAATTACGCAGTCGCTCCATCGGGACTGTTCACCACGAGCGGAGCAGCAGGTAGGACTGCACCCAGAACAGGCTCTTTGACTGGAGAACTAACATATCTGCAGCTGGCGTAGCTGTTGCTGGAGGCTGGGGTCAAAATGGAGGCTATGGTCCCTTGACTGCCCAGTACGGCCTAGGGGTTGACCAATGGCTTGAAGCAAAAGTTGTTACTGCAGACGGCCAGCTAAGAGTGGCAAACAATGTGTCTCATCAAGATCTTTTCTGGGCTATCcgcgggggcggaggggggacCTTCGGCGTCGTGGTTGAGGCCACCTGGAAGGCACATATTGCCGTTCCAATCACTGGCTACAACTGGTATATCAACTCGACAATTACAGGAACAGATGCGCTGGATCCTGAGACTGGGAGAACGCCGCTCAGCGACGCGATGCAGTATCTGTTAGGGGAGTTGCCTGGTCTACAAAAACTAGGCATCAGCGCTTTCATTTATGTTGACATCAGCCACGTCAGATGCTACGCCGTCCACCCAGGAAATGCCTCCGGAATCTCCAAGGCGAATGCAGCATGGGGGCCGATTCTCACCAAGATGCAATCGTTTCCCAACATTGAGCCTTTCCAAACAAAGCCGTATAATTTCGACGATTACAAAGACTTTTTCGTTACAACTTATGGACCTCTGGCTGAGACgacaacaaacaaacaacCAAGAAACCACGGAGTTTTCCCATACGATAGCCGCCTTATGGCTCCCGAGCATCTTCGAGATCCCGGAATCATGGATGCATTGGGAGGGGCTGAGGGGACATATGGATTGCTTATGACTGCACCGGGTCAATCGCAAGGCTCCAGCGCTGACACTTCTGCAAATCCGGGTTGGAGAAGAGCGGTTGCTCACCTTGTTGCCTCTCCAAACGCCGACGGACTTCGTAAACTTGCCCCAGACATGGGCGCATACATAAATGAGGTATGTTGGATCTTTGACTTTTTGAAgcggcgatgatggactAACGTACCAAATGTAGGCGAGCCTAAAAGAGGAAAACTGGACGCAATCTTTTTGGGGCGTCAATTATCCTAGGCTTTCTGAGATTAAATCGAGATACGACCAAGGAATGCTGTTCTGGACAACTCCTGGAATCAACGCCCATTACATGCAATCTATTAACGGACGGGCCTGCCTTGTTCTGCCTCCCCCATTAGTACCTCCTGCTACACCTCCTGCAAGTGATCGAGCTGCTCCTGCAGATCCAGTAGCAGATGCGCAGTTTCTTTTTGGTTCACTTGAGTTGATTGGAGCCAAGTTCCCAGCCCCAGGGACCCAGATAGGTTTGCAATCTAAACCATTAGTATAGGTATCTAGAGTAGGCTTTAGTACTAGGTAGTTTATCTTAGAAATAAGTATATTTTTACTGTCTTTCAAGGAGTTTCGAGAGGTGCGTTATGTGGCGTTTATGGGAGCAGAGTCTTACGGAGCAGTTCTGCTTCAAAACACAAGTTCAAACGAAGACGTATTGATTGCACCTAGGTCGCCAAACCAGTTTGGATATCTTGCTGGCAAGCTGCTTGGCGGCTTATGCCAGGCTCTGCACGCCTGGCTCTCAGAGCGAATTATTTTAAGCATCTTTTAGTTTCTCACAGCCACCCTAAGGTTTAATTGGCCAGCCTGGTACCGACAGAGCCAGCCCCTGCGGGCCGCCCCAACCGTTCCTGGCGATTCCCCACGGATGGCTTGCTCCTTCACGCCTGCAAGAGCCACTAATCTAGGCTTACAACCATCTGTAATCATAGCCGTGAGATACAGCGGGAAGTACTGCACCGCCGTCATATGGATATGGCATCTCATCGCGATAGCCTCAATACTATGCTGCCTGTTCGATCTCGGCCTCACGCCCAGCTTCCTGCCTTGAGGCTGCAGTCATTCAATTCCAACAATAGACAAAGACCGATGATGACTGAGGATTGGCTTGAGTTGCAATCAGGAAATAAGAAGTCAGCAAAGGTTAGTGAGATGAAGGATACACTACAGCAACAACAGACAACAGCCTCACAACCACCAATCGCAACCAGCAATCTTAACCAAACATCCTCTCACAGCTTCAAAGACTTTCACACGGGTCCTCCAGACACCAAAGACTTTGCCCATCACTTCCTCCTCTCAAATCTGCAAACCAGTCGTCAAAATGGTCTCCTTCAACAGCCTCATCACCTtcctcaccctcgccgccgcctcccctcTCAGCGTCAGTGCCGCCTCGGTGCCCCGCCAGTACGCCGAGAATGGCGAAATAGTCCGCGAGGGCGGCTCTTGGCTCCCCAACCCCGAGACCTCGCCCCTCAACACCAGACAGACTCCTTGGGACGACTACCACCGCATGACCGAGTTCTTGACCGAGAAGAGCGTCTGCCACTACCTCCCCGTGCCCAATAGCCGCGACACCAACTGGCCATGCCGCCAATGCTGCGAAAAGTTGACGGGCAACTACGGCTCGAGGTGCGACGCCAGCGACCTCATCGAAAACAACGGCTAGCTGAAGTCGGGCCGCCAGACCCTGCGCACGCCTGACGGCGAGCTTTACAGCCCGGAGGCGCAGTGTGTCTGCACGACCATTTCGGTTGACCTCGAGGCTAAGATTATCGAGGGCCTCGAAACcagcggcgccgtcatctACAGTGTCTGGCTCTTCTCCATCAGGCAGGTCCTCGAGAAGGTCAGCTACGCCATTCCCGGCGGCGGACCCGTCCTGAGGGTTGTCAAGGCTATCGCCAAGTCTATTCGCAAGTTAATGGGCTCTGGAAAGGGCAAGGAAGCGTGGGCTTCTATGGTCAAGGACACTTGCGGTTCCAAGGGATACAACGTGAACATGGGCATCGAGAGGGCTTACGATATCTTCAAGAGTGCTCCCTCTGAATAAGTTTGCTGTGCTACAGAGGAACAGGTGAACCCAATCAATAGGACTGCATGGACCACATTTGAGCATGGATATGGTGTTGGGCGTTTGTGATTTGATTAACCTTATAGAAGAAACATGAAGTTTATTCTTTCCAACGAATTTGATTGCGCATCTTGAGCTTGTTTGTATTAATTGAATAGTTGAGTCATTCTGAATGGTTTGCGAATTTAATGGTTTGAGATTGAAGTGCCGTCTTCACCCAACTCTTCATAAACTTCACAAAAGCTCGTTTCCGCCTGTGATAGTTAATGCCCAACCACACCCGCGATTCTATCGCCTCGACACATCCCGAAAGGCCTGGCCTTCTACAATAATCAAAGCCTCAGGGAAATCATATCTTCTCGACTGCCCTGCCAAATCAACCTCACTGTGATATCCAAGGtgcgcttctcctccagCGTCTGAGGCGGCGGACCCCTCGCGGCGCTTCCCGACAAGCCAGCGAGATGCTCCCGCGACGGCCCAGAAGATGTCTATAAAGTTGAGGGTATCCACCAAAGCTTGCCAGCGGGAACCCCTGGTGTGGCTGCCAATAGGCTCTGTATGTCGATGGGCGGAGGCCGGTCCGTTCCAGATGCCGTCCTCCGTTAAGTTGTCGCTGTCTGGTCGTTGGTATAGAGGCTCGCAGTTTTGCATCGCTGATATCCGGGTAATAGTGTAATCTTGGTCGATGTCCAGAGCGTCGTCTTGGTTATTGTTTGACGTCTTCTTAGAAGAAGGACCTTTTTTGTAGACGTCATACGGGAAGGCCCAGAAGTGTAAGACCGAAACTGCGGCCATTTCTAAACACAAAAGGGTGTTGGGTATACCGACAGCCCACGAGGGGTACGAtatcgtcgccgacggctcAATCGGACCATCTTTTCTCGTGAGAAAGTCAAAGATGAACTTGTTTTTTAGACATCAATGTCAGCCAAACGGTTCGCAGTGTAACGAAGGGTTTGCCCCAATCTTGAAAAATGTGTGCCGCTCACCGTCTGAAGGTAAAAGAGGAAGACAACCAATTTGATAGCTACAAACTTCAGCATAGGCCTATGGTGGCTTATCACATGATTGGTTTGGTTGTAGAACTGGAAGAGGCAGAGCATGGCTGTAACCAACGACAAGATCTCGATTATCATGACCTAGTTCACTTGTTAGCCAGATAGAAGCACTTTTCTTTGTTTGATGCAATTTTGTACCCAGATTTTGGCGTGGCCGGCACTTTTTGACTCTTCGCAATACACATCTAAAGCCTCAGTGATGCACTTCGTGAGCGCACCGAGGAACTTGACGATACAGAATTGAAAGACGCCGAACCAGATAATCTTGGAGGAACAGCAAGTCAGCTACGGTTCTGCTGTAGTGGGACACACTGGCATCAACAGATAGGGAAGGAAGCAATAGGCGGTCGGGTCAGCTTACATTGAATCTCCTCAATCCGTCGACAGTTTGGCTCTTTTTATTACGGCCCACGTGGGTGACAAAGAAGCGTATCGGATGGATCCATGGTTTCGGGTCGACAACTTGGAATACCCGCCGGAGCATCGTCAGGTCCGGGTGCAGATACTGGCATAGCAGCAGAAAGAAGGAGGCTATGACTAGGGACTCGTAAAACTCGTAGATGCTGCCGAGGTAGACGTTTTCCTTGTAGAACTCAATGCTGAGGGTGCAGGCAATGGAGTAGATGGGCACCATGAGTAGGATGCGGATGATTCTATACACGTCTTCGGTTTCAGCCCAACCGTCGAACTTCCACACCTGAATGCGGGATTTTATCCTTTGATAACTCACAGCTTTTGTTGCTTTGGGTTGGTGTAGTTGGAAGCATGGCGGAAGATGAGGtaggcggaggcggaggatgCCACTATCGTCGAGGCGCCCGCCAGACATAACAGTAGACCATGTACtcggatgccgccgccgcctatTTCCTTTTCCAAGACTGATGACCGGGTTTTGTCAGCAAGGCAACTATGGAGCGGCGTAGTGCGTTTGCTTCGGGACTTAGGAACCTACTTGGTACATCCAACGGGTGATCTGTGCATTTGGGCATGGCGAATTTTGGACATACGAACGAAAAGAGAAGTGTGAGTGCTTGTTGACTGTAGCAAAGTCCCAAATCAACCTTCGACTTCGGCGATTATATGCTTTTTTAGACTGGGGGGGTTCGCCCGTGTTTATTCTTGATAAGACTCAGTAGCCCGTCCTTCCCGCTTCATCGCCCAGGTTTCGAGGCGAAGTTTCAGTGCACTGTACAGGGATCAGTTTCGCTCCCTATTGGATAGTAAGATGAAGAAGCCTACATAGCCGCGTGAGATAGCCTGTCGGGGATTAACAACCTCCCGCTCCGCGAACCCTGCCTAGACTGCGGCACAGTTTCCACGTAACGTCGGATGCTTGGCGATCAATACTGCTAAGACCTCCACAAGAAGGTTTCTTTACGCATTTCGGTACATGGATTGGCGGGTAGAACTCCACCAGGCTAAGCGTCACTGCCACACAGCAACATCCATAGTGTAATTACAGGCACACTAGTATTCTGTTGTTGCCAAGGAGGCGTGGTCCTAAGCGTCATTGACGGTGGTATTCTGGCCGAATACCAGGGTTGGGGTGCAGGGTTGCgcgcaagaaggggagggctggtccgtgcgtTTTGCCGATTGTTTTTTCAGCCGATTACCGTAGGGGGTTACCAAgacccgttccccccctccgcaaccctttgttcccctcacttactcactaacccttaaccccctccgcaacccttaccccatgcatgcacgcgcagtcgccgcaagacgcacggaccaggcatggtcagccaaccgtcgtcgtcgcctggaacgtcaatcaacaatcccctatccctcccctagatagatagatagaatGGATAGAATAGATAAAGACATATAGGATAGTATTACACCTACATATCTGCATATATACGCACATGCATGCAGGTCCTAACTGCTAGGTTGTAAAGTATACTACTATCTAACAACTACGCAGATCTATATTAAGGATAGTCCTAACGTTAGAGCTGGCTTTTATTATGTAGTGTGTTTTAGTTTAGATTTAGAATCTTTTTTAGAAATGTAATAAAAGTACTAAAAAAGGAGATAATTGCAGCGCtttgtttgcgtttctaTGAAAATAGAAAGCAAGATAGGGATTAATTTGTATTTCTATACATATAGAAAGTAAGTTAGAGGTTAGTTTGCATTTCTATAAGAATAGGAAGAAATATAAATACAAATACATCAAAACTTATACAAACACTATAATATCATTCAGTATTAATATAGAAAACTTTACATTAGTAAATTTAGTACCTAAAGGGTTAGTTAGTAAAGAAGGTATTCTCATACTAACTAATAGGTATCTTAGTAGATtaagaataaagaataaGAGATTAGAGGCCATTTAGCTTAGGGTTAGACTCTTAAGAAAGATTaacaaggtaaggtagtagtTAGTAAGGTAAAGACAGCCTATAAAATCCTGCAGTACATACAGTTAATCTAGgtaacaaacatgttgagatcttgcgtcttgctgttgtagctggtgtcttgccttggcgtcgtccattgtTAATATTGATAGGCagggtcaacaaggtcgccagggacaggcACGGATCGGACGGTAGAGGCCTTAGGAGCAagggaccagaccaaggacaggactACAGGGCCGGTCGGTCAGAGATCGGACTAAAggtgggatcgcccgagacaggccagcagcctataaaaccatGCAGGGCCTAAGGCCAAGATAACATTGCATACCTAACcccagcagggtcttggtagtgtactcgacactcgccatggactgcagagctcgaaggcccgggccgggcgaggtcaacaaggccgccggagccggccagggatcagACCAGAGTCCGGATCGTacgaggcgacctgggccgcctctgttgcagcctcccaggggaaggaaggcccgaacccctcccccttccagggGTAAGTCATTTGACCTCACagggtggggagaagggaaggaggggggtgatggagggggggaagctgcgtttataacccccccccccccccccttattccttcctaaagggaaggtgcagacagcCTGTTCCATCCGTTTTCAAACAACTAAAAAGGGGATgattttcctgcagcctataaaaccggatgaatcatcccccctgataaggctgctgcactgcctgcccagcctgctttgaggctggtactcatgaacccgacgttcaaagtcggcagcgcatcgatctccctctgaaaacgcgggcccgtcatcttccaggtcgacggcgcctcagcgacggcgcgccatcctagGACTTGTACGAAGGCCACggtacgccaacccggaggttcgggccaagggcaggatcgctaggccaggatcggaccagggacaggatcacaaggccggccggtcacagatcagaccaaaggagggattgcACAGGGAGATACAATAACCCCTAGGGCCGCCCTAGCGTAAGTGCAGGGTTAGACCTCTAGATTAACGTaagttaaagcacctacttttttacctatttaCACCTATTCGTATAAAAAGTGCTACTTTTTACCTTCCTATTAGATAGCTagctttagtagtttaaaaaAACATAAAAGTACTACTAAGTTTAACTTTCCTAAaacattatatataagtataaaaatTAAGCGTTTATCTAGTTTTTATTAACCTAATCTACAATAAGTATAATTGATAAATTTAATGTAGTATTACTACAGCTACATTAAGGttatagtaaagttaggctttgttttaatattattaatttatttaataaCTATGGGATAGAATATTAAAAGACTAGTAGTATTCGCTTTTAAAATATAGTAGACTAAGTAGAAGTAGTCTTattcttttaaagcctttcTATAAGTATTAAATTAGTAGAATAGAAAAGATATTATAGAATACTCTATTATATAATGTTAACTATAGCATAAAACTTAAGTAGTCTTTATAGTACTATCTATAAAGTATATtacatatacatatatataattagagAAGTAAGTAATAAGTCTAGTTTACTTTAATTAATAGTAAGATTAAAATACTAATAAAATGTATATAAGCCCTActactttaatagttagTACTATTATTTACATATAGGATTATATCTTATTTATAATCTAATAGCTAGTTTTATTAGAGATAGGGTTAAAAGTAGCACCTTTAGTCTATAGTCTAAATAGGGGGTTGAAATAGGGGGGGTAGGTAAAaggtaggtgctttaactcAACCCTTGCAATTAGCTGCCTGCAATAAATAGACAGATTGTCCCTAGCAACAATACATACAATGCGTAACCAGTACAttatctagtataaaagcctacctactctcaacaaggctgccctcgtcaacctcaagccaccatcgtggggccaagacaatcacaatccacgatgtactgcacgctctcagatggagaggcacgccgattgtggaagggctgacaacaaggccgccagagccggccagggatcggaccaggggcaggattgcaaggccaggatcggaccaaggctaagaccgcaaggccagccggccacggatcggatcaaaggagggatcgcccgaggcaggccagcaggcggcaaggccggccccttcttccgtgcctggctcggccgcaggtccagatctccggatccgatCAGAattaaacgcgaagcgcctgtatcggggccacagagacgtttgctactgtgtgaagaatccagcaaaagagggcaggcagggttataATAGGGATTTATATATTGCTAACTAAGGTAggccaaaggcagcctataaaaccctGCAGCACGTACAGTTAATCCAgtcaacaaacatgttgagatcttgcgcctcgccgtcgtggctggtctctcgccttggcgtcgtctattatcaacattgccaggcaaggtcaacagggtcgccagggccggccaaggatcggacggccgaggcctctagagcaagggatcagactaaggacaggactgccaggccggacagctacagatcggaccaaaggagggatcgcccgaggcaggccagcaggcggcaaggccgcccttgtttccatgcctggctcagccgcaggtccagatctccggatccaaTCAGActtaaacgcgaagcgcctgtatcagggccacaaagacgtttgctaccgtctaaagaatccagcaaaagaggacaggcagggttatTATAGGTATTTATTGATCACTCACTAAGGCGGGGCCGAAGGCAGCCGTTAAAATACTGCAGGGCTGAAGGCCGGAAACCCTAAGCAGAGATCCGACTGCTgggcccgggcgaggagtgggccgcctcgaatcggaccaaagtccggactgcccgcacagagccggccacggatcggaccagaGACCGGACTGCGCAGCggaggccgggcccaggaacaaggccggccggcgagggcaggccccaggtggcctccaacaccagtcacagaagatcagcttcggctgagagggctggcctgtgtagctgaaggaggaaggaaaagagggggtgagggagggggtgttggctgtttttctatcccccttttttttatagaaaCCCCTctgaagggaaggtgcagacggcccgttccttccctttcgaaacaaccaagcaggggattgttttcctgcagcctataaaacctgACGAATTGACCCCCCTGATAAAGCcgttgcactgcctgcccagcctgctttgaggctggtactcatggacccgacgttcaaagtcggcagcgcatcgatctctctctgaaaacgcaggcccgtcaccttcaaggtcgacggcgtctcggcgacggcgcgccatcctcagccccgcacgaaggccaccctacgccaacccggaggttcggaccaaagtccggaccgcctgggggcctcacaggagccagggttcgcatcaagggcaggatcgcaaggccagccggccacagaccagactagaggagggatcgcccgcagcaggccagcaggcggcaaggccgtccctagttcgaagcccggctctgctgcaagTCCAGACCCCCAGATCCAATTGTTATagatctctctcgccaaggctataagggcaggaaggcaaTCCTTCCACCTTAGTTGTGTTGCAAATTATTAGAAGATAAACCCTAGAATAAGCGGCATGTAGAAGAGTAGACTGCCTATAGAGGACTAAGTCCTATCCTAGGTAAAGATGTCCTAATTCCTATTTGTAGTTACCTTATTGCTATCTACAATCTATAGTACTAGTGCCTACTAGGGCTAGTTATTAGCCCTAGGGTAGTATACTAACCTTAGTTAAGTTGTAGTAGGCTTACTCTATGTAAATGTAGTTTAGTAAAGGCTATAGGTTAAAGTAGCTCTATTATAGAACCCTAAACTAATAAACCTTAGAAACTCctttatagtaagtaagtaaggcTAGACTACTTAGGGCTAGCTACTAAGAAGGGAATTAGGGAGATTAATAGATATAATTAAAAGTACTTCTAGTAGttactatagtaataaaAGCAAAGCTATTTCAAGCTTATAGAAGCTATTATAaattttatacttataatcTTAGTTACTATAACGTTGTTTAAGAGGGATTAGTTTGCGTTTCTACAAAAATAGACCTGTAGGCTAAAGACGGAGTAATgtagaaaagaacagaagaacaacctctgCCTGCAGTAGATAGGGGAGGTAAGGTGTAGTCTAGCTAAACAAGGGGATAAGCAACATTTGCATAAGGTAGGGAAGAGTAATAGATTAGTAATCTATaaagaagacagcagctAAAGAGACTATAAACCCTGCAAATGTAAGTAGTAAGGATAGAAGGAGGACTTTATCTTTTATACCCCCTTAAGTTACTTAGTAGGCCTACAGTAGTGTACAGCTTAACCCTTTCCCTATTCTTCTTacttttcatttcttcttattcttatacCTTACAATATTGTAGATAGAAAACACTAGTATTTCTTACAATACTATAAATAACATAATTTAGCCTTCCTAGCtagtaatactatttattctttttacttaaaaatcttttattttcctttttaaacttatctaggttttttttcttcttattctttacctcctcccccctatcCCCTCTCTGCTTACTACACTATAAAGGCTGCTAGTCTCTCTAGCAACGCCAGACCCACTATGCAACATGGCATGTAAAGATAATtaaagcaactacctacttaATA from the Colletotrichum destructivum chromosome 10, complete sequence genome contains:
- a CDS encoding Putative organic solute transporter subunit alpha/Transmembrane protein; the encoded protein is MPKCTDHPLDVPILEKEIGGGGIRVHGLLLCLAGASTIVASSASAYLIFRHASNYTNPKQQKLIIRILLMVPIYSIACTLSIEFYKENVYLGSIYEFYESLVIASFFLLLCQYLHPDLTMLRRVFQVVDPKPWIHPIRFFVTHVGRNKKSQTVDGLRRFNIIWFGVFQFCIVKFLGALTKCITEALDVYCEESKSAGHAKIWVMIIEILSLVTAMLCLFQFYNQTNHVISHHRPMLKFVAIKLVVFLFYLQTFIFDFLTRKDGPIEPSATISYPSWAVGIPNTLLCLEMAAVSVLHFWAFPYDVYKKGPSSKKTSNNNQDDALDIDQDYTITRISAMQNCEPLYQRPDSDNLTEDGIWNGPASAHRHTEPIGSHTRGSRWQALVDTLNFIDIFWAVAGASRWLVGKRREGSAASDAGGEAHLGYHSEVDLAGQSRRYDFPEALIIVEGQAFRDVSRR
- a CDS encoding Putative berberine/berberine, FAD-binding domain, PCMH-type, FAD-binding, type PCMH, subdomain 2, with the translated sequence MRKEFLLHIFAALPALTFGDASFTTAPVGCRKLSTDHDWPAAEVWEAAIPGVIRQNGSDIHGGLPNYRVRAQNISDVQAAVRFASEHNIRLSVITTGHDQLGRSDAGSGLVIDLSLMNKVNVLESFTPTSEGATSPRYPVEAPNTITPRDGIQAAVTFHPGVAGLALNYAVAPSGLFTTSGAAAGVAVAGGWGQNGGYGPLTAQYGLGVDQWLEAKVVTADGQLRVANNVSHQDLFWAIRGGGGGTFGVVVEATWKAHIAVPITGYNWYINSTITGTDALDPETGRTPLSDAMQYLLGELPGLQKLGISAFIYVDISHVRCYAVHPGNASGISKANAAWGPILTKMQSFPNIEPFQTKPYNFDDYKDFFVTTYGPLAETTTNKQPRNHGVFPYDSRLMAPEHLRDPGIMDALGGAEGTYGLLMTAPGQSQGSSADTSANPGWRRAVAHLVASPNADGLRKLAPDMGAYINEASLKEENWTQSFWGVNYPRLSEIKSRYDQGMLFWTTPGINAHYMQSINGRACLVLPPPLVPPATPPASDRAAPADPVADAQFLFGSLELIGAKFPAPGTQIGLQSKPLV